Within Pseudomonas alloputida, the genomic segment TGTTCGCGGAGGGCGACAAAGGCGTGTATCTGACCGATGCCGCACTGCTGGAACGGCTGGCGCAGGACAAGCTGGCAGGTATCGCCGCCAAGGTGCAGGCCGAGGGCTGGGCGTGGGTGGATGCCACGCCGGGCATGACCCATGCCGATCTGCAAGCCTTCCAGCGTGCGCCAAGGGAACGCCGCAGTCCGAACAAGCGCGACGCGCAGCGCATCGAGAAGCTGCAAACCAAGCTGCACGAACTGGCCGAGGCGGTGGATGCCGCGCTGGACGACGAGGACGAGGAAAAGGCCGATGCCTTGCAGGAAGAAGGCGAACGCCTGGGCGAGCAGTTGCAGGCGCTGGAAGATGGCTTGCTGGACTATGCGGCCAACGTGAAGGCCGCAGCCGGTGCCATTGTCACCATCGACCGCGACGGGCAGGCCGCGATTCATCGCGGGCTGCTGCGCGAAGCGGAGGCCAAGGCACTGCGCACGCTGGAGCGGCTGCGGCAGGGTTTCGGCAGCGAAGGCGAAGCCGCGAACGAGGACGCAGGCGAGGACGACGAGCAGCCCAAGACCGCCGCCATGTCTGACCGACTGGCGCAGCGGTTGAGCGCGCACCGTACCGCTGCGCTGCAAATCGAAGTTGCACGGCATCCGCAAGCAGCGCTGGCCGCCGTGGTGCATGGCATGGTGCAGACCGTCTTGCAGGAAAGGCACTACGGGCACGACCTGCCGCTGGGTGTGCGCCTCACGGTGCAAGACCGGCTGGAAGGCATGGCCCCGGACTGGCCGGAATCACCCGCCGCCGTGGCGCTGCGCGAACTGCAACAGGTGGCAGGCGAAACCTTGCCGGAGGACAGCGCCGAACTGTTCGCCGCGCTGCTGGCGAAATCACAGGATGAACTGGTGCGGCTGTTGGCCGTGTGCTTAGCTTCCACGGTGGACGTGGTGACGCCTCGCGCCACGCCGCACCAGCCCGGCGCGGAACTGGCGCAGGCCGTGGGGCTGGATATGGCCGCGTGGTGGCAGCCCACCAATGAGGGTTACTTCCGGCATGTGCCGAAGGCCGCGATTCTGGAAGCCTTTGGCGGGTTCGCGCCCTCGCACGTCACCCGACTGGCGAAGTTGAAGAAGGGCGACATTGCCAGCGAAGCCGAACGGCTGGCCGCTGGCACCGGCTGGATGCCCGCCATCTTCCGCTCCGAAGGCCCGCAGCAGACCGGGCAGGACGCGCCGGCGGATGGCGAAGCCGAAGCACAGGAAGAAGTGGCCGCCGTGGCGGATGACCAGCCGCAGGCCGAGGCTTTGGCCGCGTGACTTCGCACCGTAGATAGCGCCCCGGTTCCGGCCGGGGCGCTTCATGTTGAGGATGCCTGCCATGACCCACCAACCCGCAAACCGCCCCCGCATAGCTGCGACCTATGCCTCCGGCACGGTGCGCGCCCGCCGCTGGCACGGCGACGGCGACGTGCGCGGCTACCGTCCGCCGCGTGGCTGGACGGCCCGCGCCGACCTGACCGATCTGCATCCCCTCACGGGCCGCGCCTTGCCGCGCGCCGTGTGGTGGATCATCGAAACCAAGGAATAACGAGCCGCACCGGCCCCAAGCCGTGCCGCCTTGGGGCCGGTGGTCGAAAACTCCGGGCGCGGCGGTGGCCGCGCCCGGTTTCACTGCTCAAAGCCAAAACGCCCCATCGCCGCCTTCGGACAGGCGGCGATGGGGCCACGCACAAGGGCGCTCGTGCGCGAAATCCACGAAGCCAGCAAGTGTGGCGGCGCATCGCGCCGCCAACGATTCGACCGAGCCCCGCCGCAATGGGCGGGGCTGGTGTGGCTACGCCCCGGCTTGCTGCGGCAGGTTGCACGAAAGCGTGCCGTCCCCGACGCTGGCGGTTCGTTGTCTGTACGTCACGAAAGACGGTTCACCGACACGCCGCCCAGCCTCGCTTCTATGGAGCTTCCACACCACGCCTCAGTATGTGGCCGTGAGCTGCGGCAGGGGCGCTCTGGCCTTGTCGTCGGGGCATTGACCTGGCCCGCGTCAGGGCGCAAGCCGGTGCAGCCGTCACGCGGGGATGCCGAGTTGGCCACGTCTCCATTCGGGAGCGGGCGGCCTGTGCGTCCTTGTCTTGTTGTGAATCCTGGCGGTGGCGCGGCTGCGCCTTGTGCTTGATGGCCGCAACCTTGCAGCGAAAACAATTTCCCCTGCGCTGCGCGCATTCCTCGCGGGACAAATTCTTTTCGCTTCCAGGTTCTCCACGTTGTTGCGACCGCTGTGCGGTGCGACCAGCCCATCCCCCGCCGGCCGGATCACAACAAGGACGCACTGGCGCGACCTTGTTCAACCCGAAAGGAGAAACATCATGGCTAACATCGGCACCTTCACCGCAGAGAAAGACGGCTTCACCGGCACGCTTCGCACCCTGACGCTCAACGTCAAGGTCAAGCTGGTTCCCAACGACAAGGGCGACACCGAGAACGCCCCCGACTTCCACCTGCAAGCGGCTGGCCACGAAGTCGGCGCAGCGTGGAAGAAGACCAGCGAGGCCGGGCGGGAATACCTGTCCGTATCCATCGACGACCCTTCGTTCCCGGCGACGGTCTATGCCCGCCTGATCGAGAACGAGGACGGCACGCACGACCTGATCTGGTCGCGCAACAAGCCGAAGGCGGCCTGACAGCCGCTTACCGCGTCCCGCCCACTGCGGCGGGGCGCGATGCTGCTGATCGCAGCACCGCACGCGCAGGATTTCTGCTGCTGCCGCGTGCTGGATACGCCCGTCACGGCGGGCCTGCATGCGTGCCTTGTGGCTCGCAATCCGTGTCAACGAGCGGTGTGTGGCGTGTCGGCGCTGTAAGCGCCGCCGGGCTTTCGGGCTTCGCCCCGTGCCGGCAAGCCGTCACGGCCATCCGGCTTCAATCCCTCACGCCTTCGCGCCTGCGGCGCTGCGCGCTCCGCTTGCTGCAATTCAGTACCACACGCCAACGCGCTAAGGCGTGTCGGGCTCTTCCAATATCGCCCTGAGTTCCTGGCGCACCTGTGCCAGCAATTCATCAGCTTCGCGGGTGCTGTCACCGGCATAAGCCAATGTGAGCAGCGTGAGCGGATGCACTTCCATGACCTCGCACAGATCGGCCAGCTTCTGGATGGTTGGGCTTTTCAGGTCGCGCTCCAGCGTGCTCATGTAGGTGCGACTGGACACGTTGGAGAACGCTTCCTGGCTCAAACCACGCGCCTTCCTTACCGTCCGAATCGCCGCTGCCAATGAGTTCTTCGCTGCCACCTATGGTTTCCCCAAAAAACCAAGATGACAGCCCATTGCGCCCTATAGGACTACAATCTATAGTGTTCATTTGGTGGTGATGTTTTCCTTTTCCGTGCTTTTACGGAGATCCGCATCTGCGGATTTCCTCAGACCCAGGGAACCGCATCCGTGTCTTTCCTGACTTCCACCAATACGCCTTCGTGCCTCTCCGCTTTTGCGGCTTCGTGCGCTTGCGCATACGTGCATCCGTCCGCAGGCACAGATGCGCCTCGGCGATTGCGTGTGTTCGTGGAAGGGGCGCGGCCTTGACCACGCTTGTCACCGAGGAAGACCGGGTGCACCTACTGGCCCACGGCCTCACCCGCGCCGCAGGCCAGGAATGTGACCCGCTGCCCGTGGTGCGCCTGTTCACACCGGACGCACATGCGACCTGGCTATTGGCCGCGCTCGATCCGACCGATGGCGATACGGCCTACGGCCTGATCGACCTCGGGATCGGGATGCCTGCCCTGGCGACGGTGAAGCTGTCCGATCTGGCGTCCATCGTCGGGCCGCTCAAGCAGCCCGTGATACGAGATCGGTATTTCCAGCCGACGCGGCCGCTGTCGGAATACGTTCGACTGGCTCAGGAAAACGGTTCGATCACCGATTGACGCATTCCAGCGCGACCAGGCAAAAAGTATCGCATTGTGACTATTTCGGTCTTAGCCAAGACCTGGCAAGTCTTGATCCGCATGCTTGCACCAGGGTGGTGCGCTCCTGACCAAAACAGTCATGATGCCAGGCGCGAGATTCGGCACGGTGTTCAATGCTGCACCCCATTTCCGGGCGGTGCAGTCGTCGCATTTAGACGATTTCGGCAATGCACTGGAGCGAATCTGTCTTGACACCAGCAGTTAAAGCGTAACCCGAGTTTGATGACCACTTGATGGCGATTCGATAGCTCCCGCACAGCGGAATTGTGGCGACGTTCCCAGAAACAGGGAGGTTTCGCCATGACTGACCGCAGCAGCCAACACTGGTATCCCACGGCCGCGTATCTCTACACGCTGCACCTCGATGGCCCAGCGCTGGCTTGGGAGTATTTGCGCAGGAATCCAAGCTACCGGCGCGACTGGCTACGCCGGCGTCGCAAGCCTGATGCGGCGCAGGCCTGGGGCCTGCGCCTGCTGGAAGATCCCGGCCTGGATGCGCGCGACGCACATCCTGCTTGGTTCCCCGATCACGATGCCGTGGTGCAGCTATACCCCGACGCCGACCCACCACCCGATGCGCATACCTTCGAGTTCTGGCGCATTCCTGGGCGCAAGCAACTGACCCACGACGGCAAGCGCCTGGTGCTCGTATCGCATTGGCCAGGCTGCTGCGTTCGGCTGGCACTCGCACCCGACCTGGAAGATGGTTCGGCCTATCTCTACGCCACACGCGCCTGCGCCACGCCCTGTGCGCGCTACCGCACGCTCGCTGCGAAGCTGGATGCGCTATCTGCCGCAACCGTGGCCACGCCTGTGGCAACAGCCCGCTCCCGCCCCACGCCCGCCGCGCTGCTGGAACTGCATACCTTGCAAGCGCTCGACGCGACCCTCGCGGGAGCCTCCTTGCGCGAGGTGGGCGAAGGTCTGTTCGGCGCGGATGCCGTCGCGGCCGACTGGCACAAAGACAGTGCATTGCGTGCCCGCGTACGGCGGCTGGTACGCCGCGGCGATGAGCTGATGCACGGCGGCTACCGCCGACTAGCGCAGCTTCCAATGTTCCCGTCGCATTAGGGGGGACGTTTCTCGACCCGTGCGAATCGTCCCTTAGCAAGAAGCCTTGCTTTCTTGAGAGTGCCTCTATCCGGCCGCGTGGTGTGGCCGGGCTTGATGGAGGTACATCCCATGCGACCTGCTCCCTCGCGGCCTGCCGCCGCTGCCGTCACTGCGACCTCGCAGCCTCAACGCTACCTGACAAACGACGAAGCCGCCGACTACCTGCGGCTGTCGCCGCGCACGCTGGAGAAGCAGCGGGTGATCGGCGGCGGCCCCAAGTTCCGCAAGTTCGGCCGCCGCGTCATGTACGCGGTGTCCGACCTCGATGCCTGGGCCGACCAGCGCAGCTACGAGGCCACGTCCGATCCCGAATACGCCGAGCGCCACGCGGGCGACTACCGTGATGGCCGCTGATCGTCGGCGCGTGGGTGGCCTTCGCCATGTCCAGCCCGCCAGGGCAAGCCTTGCCGCAGCGCGAACAGCTCGATCTGTTCCGCGCGCTGCCGGGCGACATGGCGCCACGCGATTCCCAGGACTTGATGGCCTTTCCGTTCTTCTCGCTTGCCAAGTCGCGGCGCACGGCGCCGATCGACTTCCGCAGCGGGAACGTCACCATTCGCGTGGAAGGCACGCAGGAGCACGGCATCGCAACGATATGGGATGCCGACGTGCTGATATGGGCCGCCTCGCAGATCGTGGAGGCGCGCGACGCGGGCCTGCGCCCGTCGCGCTGGATACGCGCCACGCCTTACGAGATTTTGCGCTTCATCGGGCGCGGCACGTCCCTCAACGACTACCAGCGCCTGAAGGCCGCCCTCGACCGGCTGCAATCGACCACGGTGGCCACGTCCATCCGCGAAACCACGGGAAGGCGCTTGCATCGCTTCTCGTGGATCAACGAGTGGAAGGAACTCGCCGACGCCAGCGGCACCCCGCTGGGCATCGAGCTGATCTTGCCGGACTGGTTCTATGCCGGCGTGCTCGACGCCGCCCTGGTGCTGACCATCGACCCGGCCTATTTCCGCTTGAAGGGCGGTATCGAACGCTGGCTGTACCGCCTGGTGCGCAAGCATGGCGGGCGGCAGGAGCACGGCTGGCAATTCGACTTCCGACACCTGTACCGCAAATCCGGCAGCGCGGCCCGCTTCTCGGACTTCGCCTACGACGTGCGCGCCCTGGTGGCGCGGCAGTCGTTGCCCGGCTACGTCCTCGGCATCGAGCGGATGCCGGACGACAACACCGAGCTGCTGACCTTCCGGCCCGTGCCGCACGCGGCACGGGGATAACTGCGGGAGAACCTGTGGACGGCCTCGTGCTATCAGGAGTACCGGGTATCGTGCTATCAGGAGTACGACCCTCGTGCTATCAGGAGTACGAAAACGCCGGAAAGCCAACAACGGCGCGGGTTTGCGTTCCC encodes:
- a CDS encoding ParB/RepB/Spo0J family partition protein is translated as MNAVTQTEARAINTAAAIPLEAADPTKNLILVPLSRLVSRPTGRNVRKTPRMSIPELAASIQRVGLLQNLIVIAAADGEHYEVVAGDRRLAALKLLAKKHRISKEWEVPCLLVADGTARTASLTENVQREAMHPADQFEAFAALVAEGRSIEDIAADFSVTPLVVQRRLKLANVSPRLLADYRAEAVSLDQLMALAITDDHAAQEAAFYDAPTWQRGPHNLRDRLTEREIDAYRHPLVRFVGLDGYEQEGGGIRRDLFAEGDKGVYLTDAALLERLAQDKLAGIAAKVQAEGWAWVDATPGMTHADLQAFQRAPRERRSPNKRDAQRIEKLQTKLHELAEAVDAALDDEDEEKADALQEEGERLGEQLQALEDGLLDYAANVKAAAGAIVTIDRDGQAAIHRGLLREAEAKALRTLERLRQGFGSEGEAANEDAGEDDEQPKTAAMSDRLAQRLSAHRTAALQIEVARHPQAALAAVVHGMVQTVLQERHYGHDLPLGVRLTVQDRLEGMAPDWPESPAAVALRELQQVAGETLPEDSAELFAALLAKSQDELVRLLAVCLASTVDVVTPRATPHQPGAELAQAVGLDMAAWWQPTNEGYFRHVPKAAILEAFGGFAPSHVTRLAKLKKGDIASEAERLAAGTGWMPAIFRSEGPQQTGQDAPADGEAEAQEEVAAVADDQPQAEALAA
- a CDS encoding DUF736 domain-containing protein; translated protein: MANIGTFTAEKDGFTGTLRTLTLNVKVKLVPNDKGDTENAPDFHLQAAGHEVGAAWKKTSEAGREYLSVSIDDPSFPATVYARLIENEDGTHDLIWSRNKPKAA
- a CDS encoding helix-turn-helix domain-containing protein; the encoded protein is MAAKNSLAAAIRTVRKARGLSQEAFSNVSSRTYMSTLERDLKSPTIQKLADLCEVMEVHPLTLLTLAYAGDSTREADELLAQVRQELRAILEEPDTP
- a CDS encoding DUF2958 domain-containing protein, producing MTTLVTEEDRVHLLAHGLTRAAGQECDPLPVVRLFTPDAHATWLLAALDPTDGDTAYGLIDLGIGMPALATVKLSDLASIVGPLKQPVIRDRYFQPTRPLSEYVRLAQENGSITD
- a CDS encoding DUF2285 domain-containing protein, which gives rise to MTDRSSQHWYPTAAYLYTLHLDGPALAWEYLRRNPSYRRDWLRRRRKPDAAQAWGLRLLEDPGLDARDAHPAWFPDHDAVVQLYPDADPPPDAHTFEFWRIPGRKQLTHDGKRLVLVSHWPGCCVRLALAPDLEDGSAYLYATRACATPCARYRTLAAKLDALSAATVATPVATARSRPTPAALLELHTLQALDATLAGASLREVGEGLFGADAVAADWHKDSALRARVRRLVRRGDELMHGGYRRLAQLPMFPSH
- a CDS encoding helix-turn-helix transcriptional regulator; the protein is MRPAPSRPAAAAVTATSQPQRYLTNDEAADYLRLSPRTLEKQRVIGGGPKFRKFGRRVMYAVSDLDAWADQRSYEATSDPEYAERHAGDYRDGR
- a CDS encoding replication initiator protein A; the encoded protein is MSSPPGQALPQREQLDLFRALPGDMAPRDSQDLMAFPFFSLAKSRRTAPIDFRSGNVTIRVEGTQEHGIATIWDADVLIWAASQIVEARDAGLRPSRWIRATPYEILRFIGRGTSLNDYQRLKAALDRLQSTTVATSIRETTGRRLHRFSWINEWKELADASGTPLGIELILPDWFYAGVLDAALVLTIDPAYFRLKGGIERWLYRLVRKHGGRQEHGWQFDFRHLYRKSGSAARFSDFAYDVRALVARQSLPGYVLGIERMPDDNTELLTFRPVPHAARG